The Desulfobulbaceae bacterium region AGGCCGAACGAACATCATGCATCAACAAGGTGTACAAAAACGAGAGCAAGGCATTCATTTTGTCAAGAGGCGGCCGCCGACTTCGTTCCCGAAAAAAGAAATCCTCCTTCTGGGCAACGATGAGATGATCAAACACTGAAAAATACTGGCGGGCCGCATCCCCTTCCACACCCCGCACCGAGTCGAGGACGGTAGTCTTCATTAGCATAGATAAGCTTGATTCGTGGGCATTGACAGCGGTCTTAACCGCAGTGCCACCATCAATATCTGAATGATCCCGCAAAACCCGCTGCAAAGAAGTCCGGCAATTGGCAACCTTGGCCATGACCACGGCTCGAGCGATTTCTGCCGATTTATCAGGGTCATCAGCCCACCGATACTGTTGACGTCGAAGCAAGACATTACCGGACACCGGCCCTTCGATCCTGGCCAGGAATTTCCCGTACTCGGTGAGAAAGGATATCCTGACCCCACGCTCGGCACAGAACCCCATAAGAAACGGGCTCATCATGACATTACCGAAACAAACCACACCCGCCAGAGTATGAATCGGCAATCGTAACCGCACCTCACGCTCCACATTGACGGTAATCGTCTCCCCCTCTTTGTTGAGGTAGGCTCCCTGACTGGTGACATAAAGGGTGTTGAGCAGCTTCTTCATTGCACTGATACTCCAAAGCACATTAACAGGACCATGGTTACCCTTATTCGGAAATAAGATTGACGATCAGCCGAATGAGCAAATCCTTGTTCGCAGGCTCACTTGCCGCAGTGAGCAAGGCCAATGCGACGAGGGTCTTAGTGTCAAAATGATGATTCACCAACAGCCCGTTAATTTTTAAAAAATAGAGAAACAGAAAAGAGCCAATCCGTTTATTCCCGTCAGTAAAAGGATGGTCCTTGATGACGAAATAAAGCAGGTGGGCTGCCTTTTCCTCAACACTCGGATACAGGTCTTGACCACCAAAAGTCTGATGCAAGGCGCCAATGATACCGACGAGTCCATGACTACGCTCATTACCGAAAAGGTCGGTCGCCTCCCCACGCCCGCTCAACTCCTGTTTCAATGTAGTTATGGCCGCCCTTACCCCTTTAATCTCTAGGCCCACATTCCCACCGATGCAAGAGGCAGGAAGCGGCAAGCGATCCTCGTCATATTGAAGGAGGAGTTGCCACGTCCGAGCGTATCGTGTGACAATCTCCAACACAGCCCTTCCCTCATCGCTGACCAAGTTGTGCTGTTCCAGAGTAAGGGCCAACAATTCTAACACTCTCTTGATCTCGTCCGAGCCCTGCTCCGCGAGCCGCCGCTGATTAAGGGAATAGCCTCGCACTAAATGATCCTTCAAGATTCTGGTGGACCAGATGCGGAATTGAGTACCACGTTTCGAATTGACCCGATAACCAACAGAGAGAATTGGATCGAGGTTGTACCATTCAATTAGTCGGGTAACATTATGCCCACCTTCACTTTGAACTGTTGCCTTTTTTGCAACAGTTGTCTCCCTTGGCACCTCTCCTTCACGGAAAATATTACGTAAGTGGCGTGAAATAACGGATTTATCCCTGCCAAAAAGGTCTGCTATCTGGTTCAGAGTTAGCCAGACCGTCCCGTCCTTGAGGTGGACATCGATATCCGAGCTACCATCCTCGGATTGATATAGAATCACTTCTCCGTAATCGGGCACCAATCCTGCGTTCTGGTTTTTCTGATGCGTCATTATTTCTCTCCTTACTCCTAACCTGACCACTCTCGACTATTTTTTTGCAACCCCTGACGTTGCCAGCATCCGCGATACATATGTGCGAACATTTTTGCCAGCCCCAGCCACCTTAGGTAAGCAAAGTTCAATAAGCGAACAACTATCGCATTTCTTCTCATACCGGGCAGCCGGCGTTATTCCGGACCGAATCAGTTCATGCAGACGACTTACTGCATTTCTGGTTACACCCCGAAGGCGATCATCAAATACCACGGCCAATCGCCTACGCGGCTTACCGTAATACATCGCTCCTTCCGGCACCTCTAGCCCCAACATCTCCTCTAAACACAAGGCCTGAGCGCATATTTGCACCAAATCGCAGTCATCCATCTTCGGCTTACCCCGCTTGTACTCCACAGGAAACGGTCGCCAGATCACAGCGCCATCCGGCCCGCCCTCATCTTCCCGATGAAATTCCACCGCATCCGCCTGTCCCGAAAGCCCGAGGATTAAAGATCGAACCGGCAGACTGAATACAGTGCGAATCCGACCACGGGACGCCTGACCCACCTCGTCCACCCGTTCGTGCAAGTGATGCCCCTCGATGGTCAAACGATTCTCCGCCCATAACTGCTCGATATGAATAAGGGCACATTGCCGCTCACAGAATAAAAGATGCTGAAGGGCAGAAAGCGGAATAAGATCATCCTCGCTAAACGGGCCAACCGCTTCGACTGCTGCTTCTTGACAGATGTCGTGTTTTGCCATATTCTGATCTTACCAATTTCTTACCATGGAGGACACCATGCCAACAACCAGCCTCTCAAGTAAAGGTCAAGTCATTATCCCCAAGCCAATCCGGGCCTTGCACAACTGGCACCCAGGCCAGAAACTCGAAATCATTGATACCGGCGACGGCATCCTTTTGAAAGCAGCCACCCCGTTCACCGCCACGACCCTTGATCAGGTCACCGGCTGCCTGCCCCACCATGGCCCAGCCAAAACCATCGAGGAGATGGAAGAAGCCATCCGCCATGGGGCCAAGGAGACGAACCGTGACCGCGGTTGATACCAACATCCTGGTTCGCCTGCTCACCGGCGACGATCCTGCTCAATGCCAAAAGGCCCGCCAGATTTTCGAGCGCCATGAAGTCTTCATCCCCGACACCGTGATCCTGGAAACCGAATGGGTGCTGCGCTTCGCCTATCAATTCACCCCCGCCACCA contains the following coding sequences:
- the cas1 gene encoding CRISPR-associated endonuclease Cas1 is translated as MKKLLNTLYVTSQGAYLNKEGETITVNVEREVRLRLPIHTLAGVVCFGNVMMSPFLMGFCAERGVRISFLTEYGKFLARIEGPVSGNVLLRRQQYRWADDPDKSAEIARAVVMAKVANCRTSLQRVLRDHSDIDGGTAVKTAVNAHESSLSMLMKTTVLDSVRGVEGDAARQYFSVFDHLIVAQKEDFFFRERSRRPPLDKMNALLSFLYTLLMHDVRSA
- the cas4 gene encoding CRISPR-associated protein Cas4: MAKHDICQEAAVEAVGPFSEDDLIPLSALQHLLFCERQCALIHIEQLWAENRLTIEGHHLHERVDEVGQASRGRIRTVFSLPVRSLILGLSGQADAVEFHREDEGGPDGAVIWRPFPVEYKRGKPKMDDCDLVQICAQALCLEEMLGLEVPEGAMYYGKPRRRLAVVFDDRLRGVTRNAVSRLHELIRSGITPAARYEKKCDSCSLIELCLPKVAGAGKNVRTYVSRMLATSGVAKK
- a CDS encoding AbrB/MazE/SpoVT family DNA-binding domain-containing protein, giving the protein MPTTSLSSKGQVIIPKPIRALHNWHPGQKLEIIDTGDGILLKAATPFTATTLDQVTGCLPHHGPAKTIEEMEEAIRHGAKETNRDRG
- a CDS encoding Fic/DOC family protein, whose amino-acid sequence is MTHQKNQNAGLVPDYGEVILYQSEDGSSDIDVHLKDGTVWLTLNQIADLFGRDKSVISRHLRNIFREGEVPRETTVAKKATVQSEGGHNVTRLIEWYNLDPILSVGYRVNSKRGTQFRIWSTRILKDHLVRGYSLNQRRLAEQGSDEIKRVLELLALTLEQHNLVSDEGRAVLEIVTRYARTWQLLLQYDEDRLPLPASCIGGNVGLEIKGVRAAITTLKQELSGRGEATDLFGNERSHGLVGIIGALHQTFGGQDLYPSVEEKAAHLLYFVIKDHPFTDGNKRIGSFLFLYFLKINGLLVNHHFDTKTLVALALLTAASEPANKDLLIRLIVNLISE